A section of the bacterium SCSIO 12696 genome encodes:
- a CDS encoding DUF748 domain-containing protein: MRKAFRIFLYIALAYLLLATLALPPLLNWQLKKIHLQETGRELQLGGSWFNPLTLELGLEELAIQDPDGELLLGFDELAVDFSLLGTLFRSGYRFDALSLQGLQGHLRLLSDGAYSFADVLRYRDSLPATETTEPAGPAPAVHIANIDITAKRLAHSDLSRERPFRHQLNDLELRSSGFSVGGEAASSYQLSLDSRGGGSIAIAGELSLHTQQASGRLQIDDLNLRPLWELLSPQLAFRLKEGALSSVLDYRLGWQKGFQFELANSSVELADMDIEPLNPDPDLPNTVAWQRLSVSGVSANSKNRTAAIGDIQWQDFELESGHRVEEGTTTLPLVELFAGPSQGGSPEPEPELQQDADAAPWQLTINRFAMVDGQLFWRAETLGEESVGLQDLSLTVENISWPEQGAMNLQLSSTLNGEGSLSVAGALAPQSLSGQLQVGLRLPLPSINPILANRVNGEIASGNLDAEFQLNFDGQLSSMAGRSQVNELSVVADGGQLVGWQQFSMEGIDIGIARQQASIDKVTLGQLAAEVAIDGEGSSNVQRFLASEDQPQASSDKAETDGEPWSLVVKEVILDRTQIAFSDASLVSPFATRLDQLSGTITSFDSRGDQPAKVDIKGLVDEYAPIALSGTLGPTEPGINLDLAFEFDALEMPSLSAYSGTYVGRAIDQGQLQLNLTYQVEDNRLKGRNKVRIEQLSLGQKVDSPDAVSLPLGAAITLLKDVNGVISMSVPVSGDLSDPSFTLSSVVWSAFQNLIIKTVASPFKLLGSLVGSQDDLQRIPFAPGAVALSELSQGKVQMLAEALAKRPGLKLTIAGQYDEGRDTQYLQQQQLDNRLLEAGVAQQSLDDRDESWEAGVVRLYRQLLSDRPVAERPSSELYNELVERQAVDTQALLALASERAQAVVAQLIALGVSEARIGRKEVTEKSSKGSQVVLDI, translated from the coding sequence GTGCGCAAAGCCTTCCGCATTTTTCTCTATATTGCTCTCGCCTATTTGCTGTTGGCTACGTTGGCCTTGCCGCCGCTGCTCAATTGGCAATTAAAGAAAATCCACTTACAGGAAACCGGCCGCGAGCTGCAACTGGGGGGTAGCTGGTTTAACCCTCTGACCCTGGAGCTGGGGTTGGAAGAATTGGCAATTCAGGACCCGGACGGTGAGTTGTTATTGGGGTTTGATGAACTGGCAGTGGACTTTTCCCTGTTGGGTACCTTGTTTCGTTCCGGCTACCGTTTTGATGCGCTGTCGCTACAGGGGTTGCAAGGCCATTTGCGGCTGCTATCCGATGGTGCTTACAGCTTTGCAGATGTTTTGCGCTATCGCGACAGCCTGCCTGCCACTGAAACCACAGAGCCCGCTGGCCCTGCACCAGCAGTGCATATTGCCAATATCGACATCACCGCCAAACGTTTGGCCCACAGCGACTTGAGTCGGGAGCGACCATTTCGCCATCAACTGAACGACCTTGAATTGAGAAGCAGTGGCTTTTCTGTGGGCGGCGAAGCCGCTTCCAGCTATCAGCTTTCACTGGATAGCCGCGGTGGTGGCTCCATTGCTATTGCCGGTGAACTGTCTTTGCATACTCAGCAAGCCAGTGGTCGTTTGCAAATCGACGACCTCAACTTACGGCCACTGTGGGAGTTGTTGTCGCCGCAGTTGGCATTCCGCCTAAAAGAAGGCGCACTTAGTAGCGTTCTCGACTATCGGCTGGGTTGGCAGAAGGGCTTTCAGTTTGAGCTGGCAAACAGCAGTGTGGAACTGGCGGATATGGATATTGAGCCGTTAAATCCAGACCCGGATTTACCCAATACGGTGGCTTGGCAACGCCTGTCTGTTAGTGGTGTTTCTGCCAATAGTAAAAATCGTACAGCGGCCATTGGCGATATCCAGTGGCAGGATTTCGAGTTGGAAAGTGGCCACCGGGTCGAGGAGGGCACCACAACACTGCCATTGGTTGAGTTGTTTGCTGGCCCGTCACAGGGTGGCAGCCCAGAGCCCGAACCCGAACTTCAGCAAGACGCCGATGCGGCTCCCTGGCAGTTGACCATCAATCGCTTCGCCATGGTCGATGGTCAGTTATTTTGGCGCGCGGAAACCTTGGGTGAAGAGTCTGTGGGCTTACAAGATTTGTCGCTAACGGTTGAAAATATCAGTTGGCCAGAGCAGGGCGCTATGAACTTGCAGCTGAGCAGCACCTTGAACGGCGAGGGTAGCCTGTCTGTGGCTGGAGCGTTGGCTCCTCAATCCCTTAGTGGCCAGTTACAGGTGGGTTTGCGGTTGCCGCTGCCGAGCATCAACCCGATATTGGCCAACCGGGTAAACGGCGAGATTGCCAGCGGTAATCTGGATGCGGAGTTTCAGTTGAACTTTGATGGCCAGTTGTCTTCGATGGCCGGCCGCAGTCAGGTGAATGAGTTGTCCGTGGTTGCCGATGGTGGCCAGCTGGTGGGTTGGCAACAGTTTTCCATGGAAGGCATCGACATTGGCATTGCTCGACAGCAGGCTTCCATCGATAAAGTGACGTTGGGTCAGCTCGCTGCTGAAGTCGCCATTGATGGCGAGGGCAGCAGTAATGTGCAGCGCTTTTTGGCCAGTGAGGATCAGCCGCAAGCCTCAAGCGATAAAGCAGAGACAGACGGTGAGCCCTGGTCACTGGTCGTAAAAGAGGTGATTCTCGATCGCACCCAGATTGCGTTCTCCGACGCCAGCCTGGTGTCGCCGTTCGCGACACGGCTGGATCAGCTCTCTGGCACCATCACCAGTTTTGATTCCCGCGGCGACCAGCCTGCCAAAGTAGATATTAAAGGGTTGGTGGATGAGTACGCTCCCATTGCTCTTAGCGGCACACTGGGGCCGACGGAACCGGGGATCAATCTCGATCTGGCGTTTGAATTTGACGCCCTGGAGATGCCTAGCCTCAGTGCTTATAGCGGTACTTACGTGGGCCGTGCCATCGACCAGGGGCAATTGCAACTCAACCTGACCTATCAGGTTGAGGACAATCGCCTCAAAGGCAGAAACAAGGTGCGTATTGAGCAGCTCTCCCTGGGGCAAAAGGTCGATAGCCCCGATGCCGTCAGCCTGCCATTAGGGGCTGCGATTACTCTGCTAAAAGACGTCAATGGAGTGATCTCCATGAGTGTGCCGGTGAGCGGCGACCTCAGTGATCCGTCGTTTACCCTCAGTTCTGTGGTGTGGTCAGCTTTTCAGAATCTAATCATCAAAACCGTGGCTTCTCCCTTTAAATTGTTGGGTAGCCTGGTGGGTAGCCAAGACGACTTGCAACGCATTCCCTTTGCACCGGGTGCGGTAGCGTTGAGCGAACTGTCCCAAGGCAAAGTGCAAATGCTGGCAGAGGCTTTGGCAAAACGGCCAGGGCTCAAATTGACGATTGCCGGGCAGTACGATGAAGGCAGAGACACCCAGTATTTGCAGCAGCAACAGCTGGACAACCGGTTGCTGGAAGCGGGAGTTGCTCAGCAATCTCTCGATGATCGCGATGAGTCTTGGGAGGCTGGTGTGGTCAGGTTGTACCGGCAGTTGTTGAGTGATCGCCCGGTGGCGGAACGCCCTTCCAGCGAACTTTATAACGAGCTGGTTGAGCGCCAGGCCGTTGATACCCAAGCCCTGTTGGCATTGGCTTCTGAACGCGCTCAGGCGGTGGTTGCCCAGCTGATTGCCCTTGGTGTTTCGGAAGCGCGTATTGGCCGAAAAGAAGTGACCGAAAAATCCTCAAAAGGGTCGCAAGTGGTGCTCGATATTTGA
- the secF gene encoding protein translocase subunit SecF, whose amino-acid sequence MSEQHEQENAPRLDKVINFMGQRRKATLLSLLLVIGSIVSLTINGIQAGLDFTGGVQVEVGYEQTADLEKIRGQLSDAGFSPVVQYYGSETEVIIRMQENAAALPIDPVTEKPKTVNDYVEETLRADGDQLEIKQFQVIGSVIGEELRDDGGIGMLAALAIVMIYVAIRFQFKFSLGAVAALIHDVVIVLGFFSVFKLEFDLTVLAAVLAVIGYSLNDTIVVSDRIRENFRLLRKASPVDVINESLTQTLGRTLITSLTTLLVLAALFFVGGEMIHNFSIALMVGVLVGTYSSIYVAANILLAMHIDREDLMPSQKEGELVDDLP is encoded by the coding sequence ATGAGTGAACAACACGAACAAGAAAACGCCCCGCGCCTGGACAAAGTGATTAACTTTATGGGCCAGCGCCGCAAGGCGACCCTGTTATCGTTGCTGCTGGTTATTGGCTCTATTGTGTCGCTGACCATCAATGGCATCCAGGCCGGTTTGGACTTTACCGGTGGTGTACAGGTGGAAGTGGGTTATGAGCAAACCGCCGACCTGGAGAAAATTCGCGGCCAGCTGAGCGATGCTGGCTTTAGCCCGGTGGTTCAGTATTACGGCTCGGAAACCGAAGTGATTATCCGCATGCAGGAAAATGCGGCGGCGCTGCCCATCGACCCGGTGACGGAAAAGCCCAAAACCGTGAATGATTACGTGGAAGAAACTCTGCGTGCCGATGGTGATCAACTGGAAATCAAACAATTTCAGGTCATCGGTTCGGTCATTGGTGAAGAACTGCGCGACGACGGTGGCATTGGCATGCTGGCGGCACTGGCCATTGTGATGATCTACGTGGCGATTCGCTTCCAGTTTAAATTCTCTCTGGGTGCAGTGGCCGCCTTGATTCACGATGTGGTGATTGTGCTGGGCTTTTTCTCCGTCTTTAAGCTGGAGTTTGACCTCACAGTATTGGCCGCGGTACTGGCGGTGATTGGTTACTCGCTGAATGACACCATTGTGGTCTCTGACCGGATTCGTGAGAACTTTCGCCTGCTGCGCAAAGCGTCGCCGGTGGATGTGATTAATGAGTCCCTTACCCAGACATTGGGCCGTACTTTAATTACCTCCTTAACCACCTTGCTGGTGTTGGCAGCCCTGTTCTTTGTGGGCGGCGAGATGATTCACAATTTCTCCATCGCCCTGATGGTCGGTGTACTGGTGGGTACCTACTCATCTATTTATGTGGCCGCCAATATCCTGCTGGCCATGCACATCGACCGCGAAGACCTGATGCCCTCGCAGAAAGAGGGTGAACTGGTGGATGACCTGCCGTAG
- the secD gene encoding protein translocase subunit SecD codes for MNRYPFWKYLLILVIAGLGILYSLPNLYPPDPAIQISGQKSNMTMDQSILDRAEAALSDAGITTLGGEVNERNVLLRLQQDDEQLAARDVIKNALGDEYIAALNRASNTPEWLANLGGEPMKLGLDLSGGIHFLLQVDTSDRLQQEVETQISSLKEKLREEQIRGVRITMDSPESITATSRDEETRSKLKQLVRSSEFRAFAFPENRVEEEQDGLYLLRLQASDSWVKERVDSWVKQNLQSLRKRVNELGVSEPIVQRQGKDRIMVQLPGIQDTAEAQRIINKTATLEFRLEARGSGQTYPFKSEPGRNATLERSPITTGEAVIDATSGLDENGGPMVSIRLNTEGGAAMGATTLKNVGHPMAILFVEQNSKIVKSRDADGNEIDVIETTETKEIISKAVIRGVFGKSFQITGLDSLQEARELALLLRAGALAAPMVIVESRTIGPSLGAENIKLGVTSVQLGLALVLLFMLVFYKVFGIVANIALAMNLVILVAAMSLFGAILTLPGIAGIVLTVGMAVDANVLIFSRIKEELKNGLSPQQAISAGYDRAFVSIFDANITTLIVALILFLIGSGPVKGFAVTLSIGIVTSMFTSIMGTRALVNLIYGSRPKVKKLFI; via the coding sequence ATGAACCGCTACCCATTTTGGAAGTACTTGCTGATCCTGGTGATTGCCGGACTCGGTATTCTTTACTCCCTGCCCAATCTTTACCCGCCAGACCCGGCGATTCAGATATCCGGCCAGAAAAGCAATATGACCATGGATCAGTCGATCCTGGATCGTGCTGAAGCCGCTTTGAGCGATGCCGGTATTACCACTCTGGGCGGTGAGGTCAACGAGCGCAATGTGCTATTGCGCCTGCAACAGGACGATGAGCAGCTGGCGGCCAGGGATGTGATTAAGAACGCCTTGGGCGATGAGTACATCGCTGCACTGAACCGCGCCTCCAACACGCCGGAGTGGTTGGCCAACCTCGGTGGCGAACCGATGAAATTGGGTTTGGACTTGAGCGGTGGTATTCATTTCTTGCTGCAAGTGGACACCAGTGACCGCCTGCAACAAGAGGTAGAAACCCAGATTTCCAGCCTCAAGGAAAAGCTGCGTGAGGAGCAGATTCGCGGTGTGCGTATCACCATGGATAGCCCCGAGAGCATCACCGCCACCAGTCGCGATGAAGAAACTCGCAGTAAACTCAAACAGCTGGTGCGTTCCAGCGAATTTCGCGCATTTGCGTTCCCGGAGAACCGGGTGGAAGAAGAGCAGGATGGTTTATACCTGCTGCGTTTGCAAGCCAGTGACAGCTGGGTGAAAGAGCGCGTCGACAGCTGGGTAAAGCAGAACCTGCAATCCCTGCGCAAGCGAGTCAACGAGCTGGGGGTGTCGGAACCCATTGTTCAGCGCCAGGGTAAAGATCGCATTATGGTGCAGCTGCCCGGTATTCAGGACACCGCCGAAGCCCAGCGCATTATCAACAAAACCGCTACTCTGGAATTCCGTCTCGAAGCTCGCGGCAGTGGCCAGACTTACCCTTTCAAAAGTGAGCCCGGCCGCAATGCCACTCTGGAACGCAGCCCAATCACCACCGGTGAAGCGGTGATTGATGCGACTTCAGGCCTCGATGAAAACGGTGGCCCCATGGTCAGTATTCGCCTCAATACCGAAGGTGGTGCGGCGATGGGGGCGACCACCCTCAAGAATGTTGGCCACCCCATGGCCATCCTGTTTGTGGAACAAAATTCCAAAATTGTAAAGAGTCGGGATGCGGACGGTAACGAAATCGACGTTATCGAAACCACCGAAACCAAAGAAATCATCAGCAAGGCTGTTATTCGCGGGGTGTTTGGCAAGAGCTTCCAGATTACTGGTCTCGATAGTTTGCAGGAAGCCCGTGAGTTGGCATTGCTGTTGCGCGCCGGTGCTTTGGCAGCGCCCATGGTAATTGTAGAAAGTCGCACTATTGGCCCGTCACTCGGTGCCGAGAACATCAAACTGGGGGTGACCTCGGTACAGCTGGGCTTGGCATTGGTACTGTTGTTTATGCTGGTGTTCTACAAGGTGTTTGGCATTGTGGCCAATATCGCACTGGCCATGAACCTGGTGATTCTGGTAGCCGCCATGTCATTGTTTGGTGCCATTCTGACCTTGCCCGGTATTGCCGGTATCGTGCTCACTGTGGGCATGGCGGTGGATGCCAATGTGCTGATTTTCTCGCGCATCAAAGAGGAACTGAAAAACGGGCTGTCGCCGCAACAGGCGATTTCTGCAGGCTACGACCGCGCTTTTGTGTCCATTTTTGATGCCAACATCACCACCTTGATTGTGGCGCTGATCCTGTTCCTGATTGGCTCCGGCCCGGTGAAAGGCTTTGCGGTTACTTTGTCTATCGGCATTGTTACCTCCATGTTTACCTCCATTATGGGCACTCGTGCCTTGGTAAACCTGATTTACGGCAGCCGCCCGAAAGTGAAAAAACTCTTTATTTAA
- the tgt gene encoding tRNA guanosine(34) transglycosylase Tgt, whose protein sequence is MKFELDTSDGQARRGRMQFPRGTVETPAFMPVGTYGTVKGMLPRDIEATGAQIVLGNTFHLMLRPGTEVVQQHGDLHDFMQWRKPILTDSGGFQVFSLGKLRKITEEGVTFQSPVNGDKIFLDPEKSIQVQRELGSDIVMIFDECTPYPATEKEARDSMELSLRWAQRSKQAHGDSPSALFGIIQGGMYNDLRQQSLDGLTKIDFDGYAIGGLSVGEPKDEMLKVLDGLTAHMPEHKPRYLMGVGKPQDIVEAVRRGVDMFDCVMPTRNARNGHYFTSQGVLKIRNAKNKTDTGPIDPNCDCYTCQNFSRSYMHHLDKCGEILGPQLATIHNIHYYQTLMQGLRDAIAAGELDAFVDDFYATTGYGRPDNHQQPLKSHQ, encoded by the coding sequence ATGAAATTTGAGCTGGATACCAGCGACGGACAGGCTCGCCGAGGCCGTATGCAGTTCCCTCGCGGCACGGTAGAGACCCCGGCTTTTATGCCCGTAGGCACCTATGGCACCGTTAAAGGCATGCTGCCCCGGGACATCGAGGCCACTGGCGCGCAAATTGTGTTGGGCAATACCTTTCACTTGATGTTGCGTCCCGGTACCGAAGTGGTGCAGCAGCACGGCGACCTCCACGACTTTATGCAATGGCGGAAGCCAATTCTGACGGATTCCGGCGGTTTTCAGGTGTTTAGCCTGGGCAAGCTGCGCAAGATTACCGAGGAGGGGGTGACCTTTCAGTCTCCGGTCAACGGCGACAAAATTTTTCTCGACCCGGAAAAGTCCATTCAGGTACAGCGGGAGCTGGGCTCAGATATCGTGATGATTTTTGACGAGTGCACTCCGTACCCAGCGACGGAAAAGGAGGCCCGCGATTCCATGGAGTTGTCATTGCGCTGGGCTCAGCGCAGTAAACAGGCCCATGGTGACAGCCCGTCGGCCTTGTTTGGCATTATCCAGGGCGGTATGTACAACGACTTGCGTCAGCAGTCACTGGATGGCCTGACCAAAATCGACTTCGACGGTTACGCCATCGGTGGTTTGTCGGTTGGCGAGCCCAAAGACGAGATGCTAAAGGTGCTGGATGGCCTTACGGCCCATATGCCGGAACATAAACCCCGTTACTTGATGGGGGTGGGCAAACCCCAGGACATTGTCGAAGCGGTGCGCCGGGGTGTGGATATGTTCGACTGTGTGATGCCCACCCGCAATGCTCGCAATGGCCACTACTTTACCAGCCAGGGTGTGTTGAAAATTCGCAACGCCAAAAACAAAACCGATACCGGCCCCATTGACCCTAACTGCGATTGCTATACCTGCCAAAATTTCAGTCGCAGCTATATGCACCATTTGGACAAGTGTGGGGAAATTTTGGGGCCGCAATTGGCCACTATCCATAACATTCACTACTACCAAACCCTGATGCAGGGGTTAAGGGACGCCATTGCTGCGGGCGAATTGGACGCCTTTGTGGATGATTTTTACGCCACTACCGGCTACGGGCGCCCAGATAATCATCAGCAGCCCTTGAAAAGCCACCAATAG
- the queA gene encoding tRNA preQ1(34) S-adenosylmethionine ribosyltransferase-isomerase QueA yields MRRDQFHYHLPDELIARQPAAERRGSRLLCLDGVSGELAHRQFPDIVDQLNPGDLLVFNNTKVIPARLFGHKESGGKVEVLVERLLDDRRLLAHVRASKSPKPGTRLLFDGDASAQMLGRQGELFELEFTGDSSALEVLESIGHMPLPPYIDRDDTHDDRERYQTVYAQTPGAVAAPTAGLHFDDELLQQLKAKGVELAFVTLHVGAGTFQPVRADNIADHHMHAEVVEVTAQVCQQVHDTKARGGRVIAVGTTSVRCLESAAASGAIEPSSGAIEPYSGDTDIFIYPGYEYRVVDALLTNFHLPESTLIMLVSAFAGYRHTMNAYQQAVAQQYRFFSYGDAMLITRNPDAPKEDI; encoded by the coding sequence ATGCGCCGAGATCAGTTTCACTACCACTTGCCGGATGAGCTAATTGCCCGTCAGCCCGCTGCCGAAAGACGCGGTAGCCGCCTGTTGTGCCTGGATGGTGTTAGCGGAGAATTGGCCCACCGGCAGTTCCCAGATATTGTGGATCAGCTAAACCCCGGTGACTTGCTGGTGTTTAACAACACCAAAGTGATTCCGGCACGATTGTTTGGCCATAAAGAGAGTGGTGGCAAGGTAGAGGTACTGGTGGAGCGTCTGCTGGACGACCGCCGTTTGCTGGCCCATGTGCGCGCCAGCAAATCTCCAAAGCCAGGTACGCGGTTGTTGTTTGATGGTGATGCCAGTGCGCAGATGTTGGGCCGTCAGGGTGAGCTGTTTGAATTGGAGTTCACTGGTGACAGTAGCGCCCTTGAGGTGCTGGAAAGTATTGGCCATATGCCACTGCCGCCCTATATCGACCGTGACGATACCCATGACGATCGCGAGCGCTACCAGACTGTGTATGCGCAAACCCCCGGTGCGGTCGCGGCACCCACGGCGGGGCTGCACTTTGATGATGAATTACTGCAGCAGCTCAAAGCCAAAGGGGTTGAGCTGGCGTTTGTGACCCTGCATGTAGGGGCGGGCACTTTCCAGCCGGTGCGGGCGGATAATATTGCCGACCATCATATGCACGCGGAAGTCGTCGAGGTGACGGCGCAGGTGTGCCAGCAAGTGCACGATACCAAGGCTCGGGGTGGCAGAGTGATTGCAGTGGGCACCACCAGTGTCCGCTGCCTGGAGTCAGCCGCGGCCAGCGGTGCCATTGAGCCCTCCAGCGGTGCCATTGAGCCCTACAGTGGCGATACCGATATTTTTATCTATCCAGGGTATGAGTACCGGGTAGTAGACGCACTGCTGACCAATTTCCACTTACCGGAATCCACCTTGATTATGCTGGTCAGCGCGTTTGCCGGGTATCGCCATACCATGAATGCCTATCAACAGGCGGTGGCACAACAATATCGGTTTTTTAGTTATGGGGATGCGATGTTGATTACCCGTAACCCGGATGCGCCAAAAGAAGATATATAG